In Cherax quadricarinatus isolate ZL_2023a chromosome 52, ASM3850222v1, whole genome shotgun sequence, the following proteins share a genomic window:
- the LOC128696842 gene encoding uncharacterized protein — MSQRVSLLRLTVVLALMVTIAVVSAVSHDCIRQYQVSYGCPTYSLTSPHSGRCLLFSQSSPELFFYLRPGQGFKSLQVKVIAYLGNTGEITVDNRELNQPDKWYNIRMTSKTSALLQTSYHLHVDRQPRKTLIATLNKGRTFEVYVSGSLSYANNCDPTDFPPPTTPPPPPILPLLPPPPPILPLLPPPPLTQPSHVETKGDPVTSHQTSVVIPPTASITTENVQVPKEHSTMVYFTKPESATNYWSTSPIFGLSWHTVIIVAALTVAIMVFIVITTIVLMVRRRKVKEKEDQNHLHEETVPGTMVVGGFPNIENDYYKTDYDNDDPDNHIYEEVDNLGPVARVVLRGSLGVVGVGDSEGGGWKAERGSAHDSENSIYVRFT; from the coding sequence ATGAGCCAAAGAGTGTCACTGTTGCGCCTGACGGTGGTTCTAGCACTGATGGTCACTATAGCAGTGGTATCTGCTGTCTCTCACGATTGCATTAGACAATATCAAGTCAGCTACGGTTGTCCGACTTACTCCCTCACTTCTCCACATTCTGGCAGGTGTCTCCTCTTCTCCCAGAGTTCTCCAGAGTTGTTCTTCTACCTCAGGCCTGGCCAGGGCTTCAAGTCCTTACAAGTGAAAGTCATAGCATACCTGGGAAACACTGGTGAAATCACTGTAGACAATAGAGAGCTAAACCAACCAGACAAGTGGTACAATATACGCATGACGAGCAAGACCTCAGCTTTGTTGCAAACTTCGTATCACCTCCATGTTGACAGGCAACCAAGGAAAACATTAATTGCAACCCTCAATAAAGGTCGTACTTTTGAGGTCTACGTCAGTGGCTCACTATCCTATGCAAATAACTGCGACCCCACTGATTTCCCTCCCCctacaacacccccacccccaccaatactaccactactaccaccaccaccaccaatactaccactactaccaccaccgccactaacacAGCCATCACACGTTGAAACTAAAGGAGATCCAGTTACCTCTCACCAAACTTCTGTAGTTATACCTCCAACGGCATCAATAACCACAGAAAACGTACAGGTTCCTAAAGAACACTCCACGATGGTGTACTTCACAAAACCTGAGAGCGCCACTAATTACTGGTCTACCTCCCCCatctttgggttatcctggcacACAGTGATCATCGTCGCTGCTTTAACTGTAGCCATTATGGTCTTCATCGTCATCACCACAATTGTACTGATGGTAAGGAGGAGGAAGGTGAAAGAGAAGGAAGACCAGAATCATCTACACGAGGAAACTGTACCAGGAACTATGGTCGTCGGAGGCTTCCCCAACATCGAAAACGACTACTACAAAACCGACTACGACAACGACGACCCCGACAACCACATCTACGAGGAGGTGGACAACCTGGGCCCCGTGGCAAGGGTGGTTCTGAGAGGTTCACTGGGTGTTGTGGGCGTGGGTGATAGCGAAGGCGGTGGGTGGAAAGCAGAGAGAGGCTCCGCCCACGATAGCGAGAACAGTATCTACGTCAGATTCACCTGA